A stretch of Henckelia pumila isolate YLH828 chromosome 4, ASM3356847v2, whole genome shotgun sequence DNA encodes these proteins:
- the LOC140861649 gene encoding cyclase-like protein 2: MGQNHLTYTRHRPSWRPFSWPSFLLVLLLLGSSSDGAVYYNYRSIHDISSPIRAGQPTWGLSNGLKGIYLNETSKIVKMSTHMGTHVDSPAHAYHKMFKGHDAATLDLHTLNGPVLVVDVPGKKNITSAVLRSLTLPKGLKRVILRTDNTRRSLMRRKEFELGYVGLEPDGAKWLIEHTKIKLIGKIGLLISGRLEQNSGSAQDFA; this comes from the exons ATGGGACAAAACCATTTGACTTACACCCGCCACCGCCCCTCATGGAGGCCGTTTTCGTGGCCCTCATTCCTCCTCGTCCTTCTCCTCCTCGGCTCCTCATCGGACGGGGCGGTGTACTACAATTACAGGAGCATTCACGACATAAGTTCCCCGATACGTGCGGGGCAGCCAACATGGGGCCTTAGCAACGGTCTGAAGGGAATTTACCTTAATGAAACCTCAAAAATAGTGAAAATGAGCACTCACATGGGAACCCACGTCGATTCTCCTGCTCATGCATACCACAAGATGTTCAAGGGGCATgatgctgccacactcgatcttCACACTCTCAATG GTCCAGTCTTGGTAGTTGATGTTCCTGGAAAGAAGAACATAACAA GTGCTGTTTTGAGGTCGTTGACGCTTCCCAAAGGGCTGAAACGCGTAATTTTGAGGACAGATAACACTCGTAG GAGTCTTATGCGAAGGAAGGAATTTGAGTTGGGGTATGTTGGATTGGAGCCCGATGGAGCAAAATGGCTCATTGAACATACAAAAATCAAACTCATTGGCAA GATTGGATTACTTATCAGTGGCCGCCTCGAGCAAAACAGTGGAAGTGCACAAGATTTTGCTTAA